One Formosa agariphila KMM 3901 genomic window, CATGGTGAATCGGACACCACGTGTTCTGGAGTCATTACAATCATTTTATCGCAGAGTTGAATCGCTAAGTCAATTTCGTGAGACGAAAACAAAATGGTTTTCCCCGTTTCTTTAGCCAACTTTTGAAGTAATTTTAATGTATATGCTTTGTAATACATATCTAGATGCGTCGTGGGTTCATCTAAAATAATTAGATGGGTATCTTGCGCTAAGGCACGAGAAATCATGACTTTCTGAAGTTGGCCGTCGCTTAATTCAAAACATTTTTTATCTTTTAAAGATTCAATATTTGTTAGTTGTAAGGCATGCGTTACTTTCTCTAAATCTAAATCAGATAAGGTTCCAATCCAATTGGTATACGGCTGTCTCCCTAAAGCCACTAACTCGAAAACCGATAAGTTTTTAGAGGTTAATTTTTCTGTAAAAACAATACTCAATACTTGTGCTAATTCTAAAGCACCATAAGTATTTACTGCTTTATCATTTATAAAAACCTGTCCACTAAGAGCTTCTTGCGTATTAGTAAGCGTGCGTAACATAGTCGATTTACCAATGCCGTTTCCTCCAACTAACCCAACCAATTCACCTTCGTTTAAAGCAATATTAATGTCTTTAGACACAACATGGTTTTCGGATTTAGACCGATAACCAATGCTTAAATGCTCTGTTTTTAAAATGATATGTTTCTTATTTCCCTTCATTTTAAAACATCAAATTTCGTTTTCTAACCAACAACCATATTACAATAGGCGCTCCTACTAAAGACGTAATGGCATTAATTGGTAACGTATAATCGCTATTAGGAATTTGTGCAATAGTGTCGCAAATTAGCATAATAACACCGCCTACTAAAAGCACCGCTGGTAATAGTATTTTATGATTAGAGGTATTAAAAACTAAGCGGGTAACGTGCGGAATGGCTAATCCG contains:
- a CDS encoding ABC transporter ATP-binding protein, producing MKGNKKHIILKTEHLSIGYRSKSENHVVSKDINIALNEGELVGLVGGNGIGKSTMLRTLTNTQEALSGQVFINDKAVNTYGALELAQVLSIVFTEKLTSKNLSVFELVALGRQPYTNWIGTLSDLDLEKVTHALQLTNIESLKDKKCFELSDGQLQKVMISRALAQDTHLIILDEPTTHLDMYYKAYTLKLLQKLAKETGKTILFSSHEIDLAIQLCDKMIVMTPEHVVSDSPCNLIQQGVFSTLFPDDLIQFDASTGSFRVNK